Below is a genomic region from Microbacterium galbinum.
AGGCCCAGCGCCTCGCCGCCTATCGCGAAGAGGGCGAGTGACCGCACGCTCGCGTGCAGACCTCGCCACGGCTGCGCGCATCGTCGTCAAGGTCGGATCGTCGTCGATCAGCGGTGAGGCGTCCTGGCGTATCCCCGTCCTCGTCGAGGCCCTCGCGGCCGCGCACGGGCGGGGCGCCGAGGTCGTCCTCGTCTCGTCCGGTGCGATCGCGTCCGGCATCCCGTTCCTGCGTCTCGACGCCCGCCCCACCGATCTCGCGACCCAGCAGGCGGCCGCGGCCGTCGGTCAGAACATCCTGGTTTACCGGTACCAGGAGGCGCTGCGTCCGTTCGACATCGTCGCGGGCCAGGTGCTGCTGACGACCGGTGATCTCGAGAACCCCACCTCGCGCAGCAACGCCCGTCGCGCGATGGAGCGCCTTCTCGGGCTGCGCGTGCTCCCGATCGTCAACGAGAACGACACGGTGGCGACCCAGGAGATCCGTTTCGGCGACAACGACCGCCTGGGAGCCCTCGTCGCTCAGCTGATCGAAGCCGACGCTCTCGTGCTGCTCAGCGACATCGAGTCGCTCTACACGCGCCCGCCCTCCGATCCCGGTGCCGAGCCGATCGACGTGATCGCCGCGGATGCCGATCTGAGTGGACTCGAGTTCGGGGCGACGGTCGTGAACAGCGTCGGCACCGGGGGAGCGGCCACCAAGGTCTCCGCCGCCCGGCTTGCGGCCGCGTCGGGGATCGGCGTGCTCGTGACCAGTGCCGATCTGGTGGATCGGGCGCTCTCGGGTGCCGAGGTCGGCACCTGGTTCGAGCCCGCCGTCTGAGCGGGATCGGAGCGCCCTAGACTGGGCGGATGACCGATCAGACCCCGCAGGTGCGCCTCGAGCGCGCGAAGGAGGCGTCGCGCGCGACGGCCGCTCTGACCAGTGGCGACAAGGAGCGCGTTCTCGAGGAGATCGCCCTCGGACTCGAGCGCGACGCCGAGCGCATCATCGCCGCCAACGAGCTCGACATCGCGCGCGGAAACGAGAACGGGATCGGCGACTCGCTGATCGACCGTCTGCGCCTCGACGACAAGCGCGTCGCGGCTCTCGCCGCCGCCGTTCGCCAGGTCGCCGCGCTCCCGGACCCGGTGGGTCGCGTGGTGGGCGGGCATCGGATGCCGAACGGTGTCGCCCTCGAGCAGATCCGAGTGCCCTTCGGCGTGGTCGGCGCGATCTACGAAGCGCGGCCGAACGTCACGGTCGACATCGCCGCTCTCGCACTGCGTTCGG
It encodes:
- the proB gene encoding glutamate 5-kinase; this encodes MTARSRADLATAARIVVKVGSSSISGEASWRIPVLVEALAAAHGRGAEVVLVSSGAIASGIPFLRLDARPTDLATQQAAAAVGQNILVYRYQEALRPFDIVAGQVLLTTGDLENPTSRSNARRAMERLLGLRVLPIVNENDTVATQEIRFGDNDRLGALVAQLIEADALVLLSDIESLYTRPPSDPGAEPIDVIAADADLSGLEFGATVVNSVGTGGAATKVSAARLAAASGIGVLVTSADLVDRALSGAEVGTWFEPAV